From Roseibium alexandrii DFL-11, the proteins below share one genomic window:
- a CDS encoding metallophosphoesterase family protein: protein MFKLAHLSDPHLGPLPDPKLLQLFSKRLLGYLNWQRNRSKIMGGNHLEQLIEDMKAQAPDHIAVTGDLVNIALPLEISGARAWLDELGAPDQVSVVPGNHDAYVRGAVKKARTAWWPYMRGDGEDDVPSEKVGSEATFPYVRKRGDIAIIGVTTGRATAPWFASGRVGTKQTRRLRAILEELAEEKLFRVVLIHHPPFKNATKWHKRLSDASRLRTVVKRAGAELILHGHTHIDSFENIEGPNGPVPVIGVPSATSAPGGHKPAARYNLFSIARENDGWTCQMEEHGYDESGGPVKPLSQRDIAVPST, encoded by the coding sequence ATGTTCAAGCTTGCGCATCTCTCCGATCCCCATTTGGGTCCCCTTCCCGACCCCAAGCTCCTTCAGTTGTTTTCTAAGCGTTTGCTCGGTTATCTGAACTGGCAGCGCAACCGTTCCAAAATCATGGGCGGCAATCACCTGGAACAATTGATCGAGGATATGAAGGCACAAGCGCCGGACCACATCGCCGTCACCGGTGACCTCGTCAACATCGCGCTCCCCCTTGAAATCAGCGGCGCCCGTGCGTGGCTGGACGAGTTGGGCGCACCGGATCAGGTTTCCGTGGTCCCTGGCAATCACGATGCGTATGTCCGCGGTGCGGTCAAAAAGGCCCGAACCGCATGGTGGCCCTATATGCGCGGCGATGGCGAAGACGATGTTCCGTCTGAAAAAGTCGGTTCAGAAGCAACATTTCCTTACGTGCGCAAGCGCGGCGATATCGCGATCATCGGTGTCACCACAGGCCGGGCAACCGCGCCATGGTTTGCCTCCGGGCGCGTTGGAACAAAGCAAACCCGCCGCTTGAGGGCGATTTTGGAGGAACTCGCGGAAGAAAAGCTATTTCGCGTTGTCCTCATTCACCACCCGCCGTTCAAGAACGCAACAAAATGGCACAAACGCCTTTCTGATGCTTCCCGGCTGCGGACTGTGGTCAAGCGCGCCGGAGCCGAACTGATCCTGCACGGTCACACGCATATCGATAGTTTTGAAAATATCGAGGGGCCGAACGGTCCGGTTCCTGTCATTGGCGTGCCGTCAGCAACCAGCGCACCGGGCGGTCACAAACCGGCAGCGCGCTACAATTTGTTTTCTATTGCCCGGGAAAACGATGGCTGGACCTGCCAAATGGAAGAACACGGGTATGACGAAAGTGGCGGCCCTGTAAAACCTCTTTCGCAACGGGACATTGCTGTACCCTCAACTTAG
- a CDS encoding glutathione S-transferase family protein, with product MGTLVDGVWHDQWYDTKSTGGRFVRKDAAFRNFITKDGRPGPTGDGGFKAEAGRYHLFVSYACPWAHRTLIFRTLKGLNEYISVSAVQPLMLENGWEFGEAEPLTDANYAWQVYVKADPTYSGRATVPILWDKHHQTIVSNESAEIIRMFNTEFDHLTGSTTDYYPQDLRPEIDEVNERIYHTVNNGVYKSGFATTQEAYEEAVTALFETLDDLEARLSKQRYLAGDVLTEADWRLFTTLVRFDPVYVTHFKCNIRRIADYPNLFNYLRELYQYPGVAGTVDMATIKHHYFGSHETINPHRIVPVGPDLEFMEPHDRDRFTAAA from the coding sequence ATGGGAACGCTCGTCGACGGCGTGTGGCACGATCAGTGGTATGACACCAAATCAACAGGCGGGCGATTCGTGCGCAAGGACGCCGCATTCCGGAATTTCATCACGAAAGACGGGAGGCCCGGTCCAACGGGCGACGGCGGTTTCAAGGCCGAAGCTGGACGGTATCACCTGTTTGTCTCCTATGCCTGCCCGTGGGCCCACCGGACCTTGATCTTCCGGACTCTGAAAGGCCTGAACGAGTACATTTCTGTTTCCGCTGTCCAGCCGCTCATGCTGGAAAACGGTTGGGAGTTTGGGGAAGCGGAGCCGCTCACCGACGCGAACTACGCCTGGCAGGTCTACGTCAAGGCAGACCCGACCTATTCAGGCCGGGCCACGGTCCCCATCCTTTGGGACAAACACCATCAGACCATTGTCAGCAACGAGTCGGCGGAAATCATTAGGATGTTCAACACCGAGTTCGATCACCTGACCGGTTCAACGACCGACTATTATCCGCAAGACCTGCGCCCTGAGATAGATGAGGTCAACGAGCGTATCTATCACACCGTCAACAACGGTGTTTACAAGTCCGGGTTTGCCACAACACAAGAGGCATACGAGGAAGCTGTTACAGCGCTTTTCGAAACGCTGGACGATCTGGAGGCCCGCCTGTCAAAGCAGCGCTATCTTGCAGGCGATGTCCTGACTGAAGCCGATTGGCGCCTGTTTACAACGCTCGTACGCTTTGACCCGGTCTACGTCACACATTTCAAGTGTAACATCCGGCGAATTGCGGATTACCCGAACCTCTTCAATTACTTGCGGGAACTCTATCAGTATCCGGGTGTTGCCGGGACGGTCGATATGGCGACCATCAAACACCACTATTTCGGCTCGCACGAAACAATCAATCCACACCGTATCGTGCCGGTTGGGCCGGATCTCGAATTTATGGAGCCGCATGACAGAGACCGGTTCACGGCAGCAGCTTAA
- a CDS encoding GNAT family N-acetyltransferase, with translation MKQTSWVIRLEDAIDDTAIEALQAEAFGPGRFVRTAFRIRENVPHRQDLAFVGLSGSRIAGSVRLSPITIGETDALLLGPLTVSPDFKNRGLGKALMWTALEAAKAAGDEYVLLVGDAPYYSPFGFEQVHFGSITLPGPVDPERLLIARLHDGALPTGSVQGKAA, from the coding sequence ATGAAACAGACCTCTTGGGTCATTCGTCTCGAAGACGCCATCGACGACACTGCAATTGAAGCCCTGCAAGCAGAAGCTTTCGGGCCTGGACGGTTTGTACGGACCGCTTTCAGGATCCGCGAAAATGTCCCCCACAGGCAAGATCTTGCCTTTGTCGGCCTGTCCGGATCCAGGATTGCAGGGTCTGTCCGTTTGAGCCCCATCACGATCGGTGAGACCGATGCGCTGCTCTTAGGGCCGTTGACGGTGTCTCCGGATTTCAAGAACCGCGGTTTGGGCAAGGCGCTGATGTGGACAGCCCTTGAGGCTGCAAAGGCGGCTGGAGACGAATACGTGTTGCTGGTTGGGGATGCGCCTTATTACAGCCCGTTCGGCTTTGAACAGGTGCATTTCGGCAGCATTACTCTGCCAGGCCCGGTCGACCCGGAAAGGCTTTTGATTGCACGCTTGCATGATGGGGCGCTGCCGACCGGCTCAGTTCAGGGAAAAGCCGCATAG